The DNA region ACCAAGCCAGAACGGCCGTCAAGCATAAAATACATACCAAACCGAGAAGTAGAAAAACCTGGGTCAATCCTCTTGGCCATTCAGGATGGGGAAGGAAAACCTTCCGGCCGCGCCTGCTACGAAGGACGAAAAAAACGACGATCCCCAATAATGGCAGAGACCAGGCAAGCACCAAACTTACGCGTGTTATGGCTTTCCAAATACTCAACAGTTCGTTCGTGACGACAATGTAGCTTCCCCATAAAACAGCCGCGTGCAAACCAGCCCGGCGCCAACTCGAATCGGGTCGCAGATTTGCCAGGAGAAGAATCAACCCGATCAATACCGCAAGGGGTAATAATCCAAGTAACAACAAAACCTCCTATAGAAAAGCCTCTACAATATCACTCCGTGCTCAACCTCGCCGAAGCGCCGCCGTCCACGATCAACGATTGACCGGTCATGAAACCGGATTGTCCGCCGTCCGCCAAGAAAAGGATGACTTTCGCAATTTCCTCAGGTTTACCGATTCGGCCCAACACTGTTTTTGCCGCCAGCGCTTGCATGCGCTCTTCCAAAGTTCCGGAAACATGCCCGCGGCTCATACCGTCCCGCAGCATCGGAGTATCTACGGCGCCGGGCAGGATCGTATTCACGCGCACATCATCGAGTCCGAATTCGAGCGCCATCGCACGGGTCAACGCCAGGATACCGCCCTTGCTTGCGGCGTAAGCGGCGATGTCGTTCGACGTCGCCATGGCATGGACGGAGCTTACGTTGAC from Anaerolineales bacterium includes:
- a CDS encoding SDR family NAD(P)-dependent oxidoreductase, translated to MKRVAIITGAAGGIGRATAETFHAAGYDAIGIDRKPVQDFPDDVRMYKVDSSLEESVLAFAARMREQHEKIDVLVNNAAIQICKPIVEMTVEEWDATMASNLRSIFLMSRELYPLIKAAKGSIVNVSSVHAMATSNDIAAYAASKGGILALTRAMALEFGLDDVRVNTILPGAVDTPMLRDGMSRGHVSGTLEERMQALAAKTVLGRIGKPEEIAKVILFLADGGQSGFMTGQSLIVDGGASARLSTE